The sequence CAAAAAGCCATAGCCCAAGCCTGTGTGCAGGAGTTTACCGAGCTACGTGGCTGGGTGAAGGCCATCGAGGCCAATAGTGACCAGCCCAATCCTTACGCCTACCATCCAGAGCTGGCCAGCGCCCGCCGCTTATTAGACGTTTGCCGCAGCATGATGGTGGCCGCTAATGAAGAAGCGGTGAAGTATTTCGCTGGCCACGCTGAACGTTTGGTGAAAAACATGACCCACCAAATGGGTCTATTGCGGGCGGTGAACGACAGTGAATACCCAGAGCGTTTTAAGCTTTTGGATCAATTCGTGGCGCGCTTTAAGGATGATGCTCTGGTGATGGATAAATACTTCAGCTTGATCGGCAGCTCTTTGGGCGAAGGCACGCTGAGCCATGTTGAGGCGGCTTTAAGTCATCCACAGTTTAGCTTGGAAAACCCGAATAAGGCACGTGCGCTCTTGGGCAGCTTTGCCCGTAATATGAAGCATTTTCACGCGGCTGACGGTTCGGGCTACGCTTTTGTGGCACAAAAAGTCATGGAAGTTGATGCCTTTAACCCACAGGTGGCGGCGCGTTTGGTCCAGGCCTTTAACGTGATGAATAAGCTGACGGCGGATCGCCAACGCTTGATGCGTGAACAATTAAACGCCATCATGGCGGTGCCAACCTTGTCTAAAGATGTGACGGAGCTGGTGGGCAAGATTTTAAATTAACCGCTGTGGTGAGGATGAACCCGTAACGTGAACCGCAAAGAACGCAAACGCCGAGCTCGGATTAAGAATTTTCGACCCTATAGCTATGACCCGACCATGTGGCATAGCCGGCTGCCTTATGCCCAAACCGCTAGCGCATCTTTTCGGGGCTTTCGAATGTTGGGCTATGTGATGGCTTTTTTAGCCGGCGCGATTAACTCTGGCGGTTTTTTTGCGGTGGCGCGTTACACCTCACATATGTCGGGCGAAATCGCGCGCATGGCCGACATGCTGGTCATCGGTGAAATGCGCCTGGCGCTCAGCTCCTTTATCTTTTTGCTGTGCTTCATCGGCGGCGCCATGCACGCCAACTGGTTGATCATTTGGGGTAAGCGCAACCGCTTTCGCGCCAGCTATGGCCTGCCCATCTGGATTGAGGCCTGTTACTTGCTGGTGTTTGGCCTGTTGGGGGCGGCGCTGTCGCGGTTTAGCGTGTCGTTTTTTACTCCGCCGACCATCATGATTTTGTGTTTCATCATGGGCATGCACAATACGGTGATGACGGTTTTGTCTAACGGCGTGCTGCGCAGCACCCACATGACAGGTTTTGCCACCGACATCGGCATTGAGCTGTCTAAAGCGCTGTATCGTCAGCGTGATCCGCGGGCCAAAGAGCTTAATATCAACCCGGATCGATCCAAGATTTTATTGTTCAGTGGCCTGCTGCTGAGCTTTTTCTTGGGTGGCGTCGTGGGGGCCTATGGCTTTCATGGCCTTGGGTTTCAGTTCACCTTGCCGGTGGCGTTTGTGTTGATGATATTGGGCATTCGGCCGATTTGGCATGACGTTAAGCTGCGCTATCGGCTGTGGTTGCGCCTGCGTCGTCGTGCCCGGCGGCATGCTGAGTCGGCTCAGGCGCGTGCGCAAGAGGCGGCTGAAAATGAGGTCGAAGACGAAGCCGGCTCACCGCCTCAGCCTTAGGGTATTGTTTAATCTTATGGCCGCAATCTTTAGATTTAATTGGACACTGCGGCTGCTTTGACATATAAATAGTTTCTTGAGTTTGATTCGCCAGAAAGACTCGACGAAGAGTCTTTTAATATTCTATTTTAGGAGGTTTATAATGGCCGTATTAGTTGGTAAACACGCCCCTTTCTTTCACGATTCTGACAAAACATTTAACGCTGTAAAAGGCGACGGTGCCGTTGTTGGTGATTTTAACTTCAAAAAAGAAACCTCTGGCAAATATGCCGTGGTGTTCTTCTACCCACTAGACTTCACCTTTGTGTGCCCTTCTGAGATCATCGCTTTTGATCACCGTTTGGAAGAGTTCAAAAAACGCAATGTTGAAGTGATTTCTGTGTCTATCGACAGCCACTTCACTCACGCTGCTTGGCGCAACACTGCCGTGAATGACGGCGGCATTGGCCCTGTTGGCTTCTCTATGGTTGCCGACTTACACCAAGAATTGGTTAAAGCCTACGACGTACAAAGCGACGACGCGATTGCGTTCCGCGGTTCGTTCTTGATCGACAAAGACGGTGTGGTACAGCACCAAGTAGTTAACAATGGTCCTTTGGGCCGTAACGTTGACGAAATGTTGCGCATGGTTGACGCCCTTCAGTTTACTGAAGAGCACGGTGAAGTTTGCCCAGCCGGCTGGAACAAAGGCGACAAAGGCATGAAACCTAACGCTGAAGGCGTGGCTTCTTACCTAGCTGCTGAAGCCAGCAAACTATAATTAGTTTGATGGTCACGTAAAAAACCCTGCGCTTGGCGCAGGGTTTTTTTGTGGCCGTTGGGTTTAAGCCAGCTTGGCCTGGGTTTGCTGCACAAATTCAGCCAGCGATAGCTTCAAGGTGTTGAGCCCAGGCGCCATTAAGTCGTGCAGGCTTTGCAGCCAAAGGTCGTGATCGTCGTCGCTGATGCAGTAGACAAACGATTCGAAAATGTCGGCCAAAATAATGTGCTCGGGGGCAATCTTGAGTACCCAGCCGTCGGCACCGTCTTGAATGATGCCCATTTTGCCCAGACGAACCAATAAATCACCCAATTCGTCGTAGCCCATGGCGACCTCATCGCGAAAATCTTGGGTTTTGAGGGCGGTGCCGGTTTGCTGTGCGTCGTACAGGTGGATTAACACCTTAATGATGTCATCGAAGCGACCGCGACGCCGACCGCGGCGTCGGAAGGTTTCACCGCGCCAATACGATAAAGACGCGGTGAGTACTGCGCCTGACAGCAGCACATACCACAAACACAAAATCCACAGCAAAAAGACCGGAATAGCGGCAAAGGCGCCGTAGATGATCTGGTAGCTGTTGAAGTTGGCCACGTAAAAGCCAAAGCCGCGGCGGGTGATCTCCAAAGCAACGGCAGTAAAAAGGGCACCAATCAGCGCATGGCGGCTGGGTACGTAGCGGTAGGGCACAAAGCGGAAGATGGCCCATAAAATCAAGGTGGCCAAGAAAATCGAGCCAGAAATGCGGATGACGGCGGCGAGGCTAGGATAGAGTAGTGGAAAGTTGGTGAAGCGGAACAGCCACGACCACACGCTGAGGCCACCGCCGATTAACAAGGGGCCTAGGGTCAGAATGGTCCAATAAATCAGCACGCGCCAGACTAAGGGGCGCTCTTGCTTGGCCTGCCAGATTTGATTAAAGGTACGCTCAACGGTATTGATCAATAACACCGCAGAAATGCCCAGCGCCACGATGCCGATGGCGGTGAGGTTGCCGGCCTTGCCGATGAAGTCGTTCATATAGGTACTGATCACTTCGCTGCTGGAGGGCATCAGCGTAGAGGTAATCATGTTTTGGAACTGGCTGGAAATGTCTGAAAACACTGGAAACGCCGAGATCACAATAAAAGTGATGGTGATAAACGGCACTAGCGCCAGCAAGGTGGTAAATGTTAAGCTTGCTGCGACCTGATTAAGCTGTGCGTCGCCAATACGGCGTAATAAAAAGAAGAAAAAAGCCACTGGCTTTGCCTGCCAAATAGACAGGTGCTTGATTTTTAGTTGCATAGGCGGTCCCATAGTGTTTGCTTATTTTAACTGAAAACAGCCATCGAACATATGATTCATACATGACATGCTGAAAGAAGGGCTCAATGAAAATTTT comes from Neisseriaceae bacterium CLB008 and encodes:
- a CDS encoding YoaK family protein, encoding MWHSRLPYAQTASASFRGFRMLGYVMAFLAGAINSGGFFAVARYTSHMSGEIARMADMLVIGEMRLALSSFIFLLCFIGGAMHANWLIIWGKRNRFRASYGLPIWIEACYLLVFGLLGAALSRFSVSFFTPPTIMILCFIMGMHNTVMTVLSNGVLRSTHMTGFATDIGIELSKALYRQRDPRAKELNINPDRSKILLFSGLLLSFFLGGVVGAYGFHGLGFQFTLPVAFVLMILGIRPIWHDVKLRYRLWLRLRRRARRHAESAQARAQEAAENEVEDEAGSPPQP
- a CDS encoding peroxiredoxin — protein: MAVLVGKHAPFFHDSDKTFNAVKGDGAVVGDFNFKKETSGKYAVVFFYPLDFTFVCPSEIIAFDHRLEEFKKRNVEVISVSIDSHFTHAAWRNTAVNDGGIGPVGFSMVADLHQELVKAYDVQSDDAIAFRGSFLIDKDGVVQHQVVNNGPLGRNVDEMLRMVDALQFTEEHGEVCPAGWNKGDKGMKPNAEGVASYLAAEASKL
- a CDS encoding YihY family inner membrane protein — protein: MQLKIKHLSIWQAKPVAFFFFLLRRIGDAQLNQVAASLTFTTLLALVPFITITFIVISAFPVFSDISSQFQNMITSTLMPSSSEVISTYMNDFIGKAGNLTAIGIVALGISAVLLINTVERTFNQIWQAKQERPLVWRVLIYWTILTLGPLLIGGGLSVWSWLFRFTNFPLLYPSLAAVIRISGSIFLATLILWAIFRFVPYRYVPSRHALIGALFTAVALEITRRGFGFYVANFNSYQIIYGAFAAIPVFLLWILCLWYVLLSGAVLTASLSYWRGETFRRRGRRRGRFDDIIKVLIHLYDAQQTGTALKTQDFRDEVAMGYDELGDLLVRLGKMGIIQDGADGWVLKIAPEHIILADIFESFVYCISDDDHDLWLQSLHDLMAPGLNTLKLSLAEFVQQTQAKLA